From the Thermovirga lienii DSM 17291 genome, one window contains:
- a CDS encoding helicase domain protein (PFAM: Helicase conserved C-terminal domain; DEAD/DEAH box helicase~COGs: COG1204 Superfamily II helicase~InterPro IPR014021: IPR001650: IPR011545: IPR014001~KEGG: aco:Amico_0031 helicase domain protein~PFAM: helicase domain protein; DEAD/DEAH box helicase domain protein~SMART: helicase domain protein; DEAD-like helicase~SPTR: Helicase domain protein), which produces MEKFDFYPWQREAFEKIKDKDAIVAAPTGSGKTWVAYLWAGLLNLEGQTTTPNVEKVIFTAPIKALSNERYLDLRKMGFDVGIETGDFKKNEDASVLCCTQEIYTLKYANRPNLRVVIDEFHYIFGDPERARAYIDGVSSTHPDSKMLVMSATFGGSSEVRKYLNRITGRTFELYEGKKRVTELVFLPQKPMTIDKVKDALVFVFSQKGTMELAYRIAKRRKHKGKAEKKRIYEIAEILGVDKVHMPLLRGVGMYHGGMLPKEKLLVEAAFRERLLDVVVGTNALSLGVNLPAKYAVFAQLVRYHDREPISKNEFLQMAGRAGRKGLFDKGFVTWLKDSPFEQRSASTKNIFKALMKAPLERASVVLMPDYGKLLRKQRTLEDEAKFIARFSLPVVNERYVEEELRRDLKIIERAIKELAPPGERERFRKVLADIWYGEMEIGENLEMAQLFMWDGRADALTAAEVINLFEKNYLKALLKVKRFANHLPKGYEFLGMEYLDRTVEELDGTIYGFEEKIREIESTS; this is translated from the coding sequence ATGGAAAAGTTCGATTTCTACCCGTGGCAACGGGAAGCCTTTGAAAAGATCAAGGATAAGGATGCAATCGTCGCTGCCCCAACGGGTTCGGGCAAAACGTGGGTTGCCTATCTTTGGGCTGGCCTGCTTAATTTAGAAGGTCAAACAACTACTCCTAATGTAGAAAAAGTTATATTCACTGCGCCGATAAAGGCACTGAGCAATGAAAGATACCTTGACCTGCGCAAAATGGGCTTTGACGTTGGAATAGAGACGGGAGACTTTAAGAAGAACGAAGACGCTTCAGTGCTTTGCTGTACCCAGGAGATATATACTCTCAAGTATGCCAACAGGCCGAACCTCAGGGTGGTCATAGATGAATTTCACTACATTTTTGGCGATCCCGAAAGAGCAAGAGCGTACATAGACGGAGTAAGCAGTACCCATCCAGACTCCAAAATGCTCGTTATGTCCGCTACCTTTGGTGGAAGCAGCGAAGTAAGAAAGTACTTGAACAGGATAACAGGGCGAACGTTTGAACTTTACGAAGGCAAAAAAAGAGTGACAGAACTTGTTTTTTTGCCTCAGAAGCCGATGACCATTGACAAAGTCAAGGATGCATTGGTTTTCGTTTTTTCTCAAAAGGGCACTATGGAACTGGCATACAGGATAGCGAAGCGCAGGAAGCACAAGGGCAAGGCAGAAAAGAAGAGAATATACGAGATAGCCGAGATTCTAGGGGTGGATAAAGTCCACATGCCTCTTTTGAGAGGAGTGGGGATGTACCATGGTGGGATGTTGCCTAAGGAAAAACTTTTGGTCGAGGCTGCTTTCAGGGAGAGACTTCTGGACGTAGTCGTAGGAACCAACGCGCTCTCTCTAGGGGTTAATCTTCCTGCCAAATACGCGGTCTTTGCACAGCTTGTGAGGTATCACGACAGAGAGCCTATAAGCAAGAATGAATTTCTGCAGATGGCTGGTCGAGCAGGTAGAAAAGGGCTTTTTGACAAGGGGTTTGTAACCTGGCTAAAGGATTCTCCTTTTGAGCAGCGAAGCGCCAGCACCAAGAACATATTCAAGGCATTGATGAAGGCGCCGTTAGAAAGAGCGTCCGTAGTCCTTATGCCAGATTACGGGAAACTTTTGAGAAAACAGAGGACCTTGGAGGATGAGGCAAAGTTCATTGCCAGGTTCTCTCTTCCCGTGGTCAATGAAAGATATGTCGAGGAGGAGCTGAGGAGAGACCTCAAGATCATCGAGAGGGCTATAAAGGAATTGGCGCCTCCTGGAGAAAGAGAAAGGTTTAGAAAGGTGCTTGCCGATATATGGTATGGAGAAATGGAGATAGGGGAAAACCTGGAGATGGCTCAGCTCTTTATGTGGGACGGTAGGGCTGATGCCTTGACTGCGGCGGAAGTGATAAATCTTTTTGAGAAAAATTATTTGAAGGCCTTGTTAAAGGTAAAAAGATTTGCCAACCATTTACCAAAAGGATACGAGTTTTTAGGAATGGAGTACCTTGACAGGACCGTCGAAGAACTTGACGGGACTATCTATGGTTTTGAAGAGAAGATAAGAGAGATAGAATCTACGTCCTGA
- a CDS encoding L-threonine 3-dehydrogenase (PFAM: NAD dependent epimerase/dehydratase family~COGs: COG0451 Nucleoside-diphosphate-sugar epimerase~InterPro IPR001509~KEGG: aoe:Clos_1940 NAD-dependent epimerase/dehydratase~PFAM: NAD-dependent epimerase/dehydratase~SPTR: Putative epimerase/reductase), with translation MKRILVSGGAGQIGSELVPALRERYGADNVICGDIKIPQGSLAEDGPFVQLDCLDEEKVIETIKKFNVGTIYHLPALLSATAERNPQKAWNINMNGLLIALEAAREFKCSIFVPSSIAAFGPSTPRVKTPQDTIQRPQTIYGITKVAGELLCDYYFIKWGVDARGVRYPGIISYKTPPGGGTTDYAVDIFYGAIKEKRYECFLREDTRLDMMYMPDAVKAAISLMEADPSKLVHRNAFNITAMSFTPHELAQEIKKHIPDFVISYSVDPLRQSIADTWPDSLDDTCAREEWGWSPDYDISQMTKDMLENLKKKLLN, from the coding sequence ATGAAAAGGATATTGGTTTCTGGTGGGGCAGGACAGATAGGCTCTGAGTTGGTTCCTGCCCTAAGAGAAAGGTACGGGGCAGACAACGTAATCTGCGGAGACATCAAGATACCTCAAGGCTCCCTGGCAGAGGATGGGCCCTTCGTCCAGTTGGATTGTCTTGACGAAGAAAAAGTCATAGAAACAATAAAAAAATTCAACGTAGGAACCATATACCATCTACCTGCCCTCCTCTCGGCAACAGCGGAGAGGAACCCTCAAAAAGCGTGGAACATAAACATGAACGGCCTCTTGATAGCATTGGAGGCAGCAAGAGAGTTCAAATGCTCCATTTTCGTGCCTAGCTCCATAGCCGCGTTCGGTCCCTCGACCCCGAGGGTGAAAACCCCACAAGATACGATCCAGCGGCCGCAAACCATATACGGCATCACCAAGGTAGCAGGAGAACTTTTATGTGACTACTACTTCATAAAGTGGGGCGTTGATGCAAGAGGAGTTAGGTATCCTGGGATAATCTCATACAAGACTCCGCCTGGCGGAGGCACCACAGATTACGCAGTGGACATTTTCTATGGAGCCATAAAAGAAAAACGCTACGAATGCTTCCTCCGGGAAGATACGAGACTGGACATGATGTACATGCCCGACGCTGTAAAAGCTGCCATCTCCCTTATGGAGGCCGATCCAAGCAAGCTCGTACATCGAAACGCCTTCAACATAACAGCCATGTCCTTTACTCCCCACGAACTGGCCCAAGAGATAAAAAAGCACATACCAGACTTCGTAATAAGTTATTCTGTGGACCCATTGAGGCAAAGCATAGCTGACACCTGGCCTGATTCACTGGACGACACATGCGCCAGAGAGGAGTGGGGCTGGTCTCCTGATTACGACATCTCCCAAATGACCAAGGACATGCTAGAAAACTTGAAGAAAAAACTTCTAAATTAA
- a CDS encoding FAD-dependent pyridine nucleotide-disulfide oxidoreductase (PFAM: Pyridine nucleotide-disulphide oxidoreductase; Pyridine nucleotide-disulphide oxidoreductase, dimerisation domain; Rhodanese-like domain~COGs: COG1251 NAD(P)H-nitrite reductase~InterPro IPR001763: IPR013027: IPR004099: IPR000815~KEGG: tai:Taci_0103 pyridine nucleotide-disulphide oxidoreductase dimerization region~PFAM: FAD-dependent pyridine nucleotide-disulphide oxidoreductase; pyridine nucleotide-disulphide oxidoreductase dimerisation region~SMART: Rhodanese domain protein~SPTR: FAD-dependent pyridine nucleotide-disulphide oxidoreductase), translating into MKVLIIGGVACGGKTAARLMRVAPDAEVTILEKGEYLSYAGCGLPYYVGGVVKEYKDLMSTPIGVVRDATFFRKVKHVTVHTKHQAMKIDREKKQVTALDLASGEQKVFDYDKLVLATGASPIRPPIPGSDFPRVFTLWNMPDALAMRAAIDSGNVKKAVIIGGGLIGMEVVEALVNQGIEVSVVDLLETPLPAMMQPEFGLLLQKALEEKGVKFYGGEKVVEILGSNSEITAVKTDKREIPADMVLMAIGVRPNTLLAKEAGLDIGEKRGILVDEHMRTSDPDIYAGGDCVEVNHVLTGKKVWQPMGSVANRQGRVIADNIAGLNSIFHGVAGTAIMRAFEYTIGKTGLTREQAIEEGFDAEAVTVVDADTPHFMPGAAPIVIRIVADKKTRKVLGAQVFGKGRADKRLDVLAAAVTGGLTIDMLGNLDVAYAPPYSTALDPVTHAANTLKNKIDNLMCSYSPSELKAKFDKGERPILLDARTPQEIKEQGTLPYDTVVNIPLGALWERASELPKDKEIVTFCKISVRGWDGYTILKRLGFERVALLEGGIMAWPYEKKYI; encoded by the coding sequence ATGAAGGTTCTGATAATAGGTGGGGTTGCGTGTGGAGGGAAGACGGCGGCTCGCTTGATGAGGGTGGCTCCCGATGCGGAGGTCACCATACTGGAAAAGGGCGAATATCTAAGTTATGCAGGGTGCGGGCTCCCCTACTACGTAGGAGGAGTGGTCAAGGAATACAAGGACCTTATGTCTACCCCTATTGGTGTGGTAAGGGATGCCACCTTCTTTAGGAAGGTAAAGCACGTTACAGTTCACACAAAACACCAGGCAATGAAGATAGATAGGGAAAAGAAACAGGTTACGGCCTTGGACTTGGCTTCAGGGGAGCAGAAGGTCTTTGATTACGATAAGTTGGTGCTCGCTACAGGAGCATCTCCCATAAGGCCCCCCATTCCAGGTTCTGACTTTCCCAGAGTCTTCACCCTTTGGAACATGCCCGATGCCTTGGCCATGCGCGCAGCAATAGACAGCGGAAACGTAAAGAAGGCGGTCATAATAGGCGGAGGACTAATAGGCATGGAAGTGGTGGAGGCCCTTGTTAATCAGGGCATAGAGGTTTCAGTGGTGGATCTTCTGGAGACACCTCTACCGGCAATGATGCAGCCGGAGTTTGGCCTTTTGCTCCAAAAGGCTTTGGAAGAGAAAGGGGTCAAGTTCTACGGTGGCGAGAAAGTTGTTGAGATATTGGGCAGCAACTCGGAGATAACAGCGGTTAAAACCGATAAGAGGGAGATCCCGGCAGACATGGTGCTCATGGCCATAGGAGTGCGACCCAATACCCTTCTTGCGAAAGAGGCTGGGCTTGATATAGGTGAAAAGAGAGGAATCCTGGTGGACGAGCACATGAGGACCTCCGATCCGGACATATATGCGGGAGGGGATTGCGTAGAGGTAAATCACGTGCTTACGGGCAAAAAAGTGTGGCAACCCATGGGTTCAGTTGCAAATAGGCAGGGAAGAGTTATAGCCGACAACATAGCGGGACTGAATTCGATATTTCACGGGGTTGCCGGAACGGCTATAATGAGGGCTTTCGAGTACACCATCGGTAAGACAGGGCTCACCAGGGAGCAGGCCATCGAGGAAGGTTTCGACGCGGAAGCTGTCACGGTAGTGGACGCCGATACCCCCCATTTCATGCCAGGTGCTGCGCCCATAGTAATTAGGATAGTAGCGGACAAAAAGACAAGAAAAGTTTTAGGAGCCCAGGTCTTCGGTAAAGGTAGGGCAGACAAGAGGCTAGATGTACTGGCTGCGGCGGTTACTGGCGGCCTAACCATAGACATGCTGGGCAATCTAGATGTGGCCTATGCTCCGCCATATTCTACCGCCCTTGACCCTGTAACCCACGCTGCAAATACCTTGAAGAACAAGATAGATAACCTAATGTGTTCCTATAGTCCCTCAGAACTCAAGGCGAAATTTGACAAGGGAGAAAGGCCGATCCTTCTGGACGCCAGGACACCTCAGGAGATTAAGGAGCAGGGGACGCTGCCATATGATACGGTGGTCAACATTCCGCTGGGAGCCCTTTGGGAGAGGGCTTCGGAACTTCCCAAAGATAAGGAGATCGTTACCTTCTGCAAGATATCTGTAAGAGGTTGGGATGGGTACACCATTTTGAAAAGGCTCGGCTTTGAAAGAGTAGCTCTCTTAGAAGGAGGAATAATGGCTTGGCCATATGAGAAAAAGTACATTTAA